A region of Dioscorea cayenensis subsp. rotundata cultivar TDr96_F1 chromosome 5, TDr96_F1_v2_PseudoChromosome.rev07_lg8_w22 25.fasta, whole genome shotgun sequence DNA encodes the following proteins:
- the LOC120262513 gene encoding uncharacterized protein LOC120262513: MMVRERILPERWQCTYWTCLGILGLIAVIFTVLGIVFISIGMTQAAIGFFAAAVLIIFYIISFVASRFNSGVPQEQQNQNQMQLLAAMCMGIRDHPLAQWIIRKSRDVRGPPPAPQGHDQRAVEMVPMADQR, translated from the coding sequence ATGATGGTGCGTGAGAGGATCTTGCCAGAAAGGTGGCAGTGCACGTATTGGACATGTTTGGGCATTTTGGGGCTCATCGCAGTCATCTTCACAGTCCTCGGCATTGTCTTCATCAGCATTGGAATGACACAGGCCGCCATTGGCTTCTTCGCTGCGGCTGTATTAATCATCTTCTACATAATCAGTTTTGTTGCTTCCAGATTCAACAGTGGTGTTCCTCAAGAACAACAAAATCAGAACCAGATGCAGCTTCTTGCTGCTATGTGTATGGGAATCAGGGATCACCCTTTGGCTCAATGGATCATTAGGAAGTCGAGAGATGTTCGTGGTCCACCACCTGCACCTCAGGGACATGATCAGAGAGCGGTGGAGATGGTGCCAATGGCTGATCAGAGATGA